A region from the Bos indicus isolate NIAB-ARS_2022 breed Sahiwal x Tharparkar chromosome 14, NIAB-ARS_B.indTharparkar_mat_pri_1.0, whole genome shotgun sequence genome encodes:
- the LY6L gene encoding lymphocyte antigen 6L — protein MGALVLALWALLVSLDPAGGAREPGKNLSCYQCFKVRSPEFCLPAMCSSTDQVCVSHTLIITLRLQVKTLLSKRCAPRCPNTNIEFKWPSNSGVPSKIVRHCCSKSLCNRAPAPQEGPRALSRGLLLRVSLGLLWVLL, from the exons ATGGGGGCGCTGGTTCTAGCCCTGTGGGCTCTGCTGGTGTCTTTGGACCCTGCTGGCGGAGCCAGAGAGCCAG GGAAGAACCTGAGCTGCTACCAGTGCTTCAAAGTCAGGAGCCCGGAGTTTTGCTTGCCTGCGATGTGCTCCTCCACTGACCAGGTCTGCGTCTCCCACACGTTGATCATCACCCTGA GACTACAGGTGAAGACCCTGCTCAGCAAGCGCTGTGCCCCCAGGTGCCCCAACACCAACATAGAGTTCAAATGGCCGTCGAACTCGGGGGTGCCCAGCAAGATCGTCCGGCACTGCTGCTCCAAATCTCTCTGCAACAGGGCCCCCGCCCCGCAGGAGGGCCCCAGGGCCCTCTCACGGGGGCTCCTGCTTCGGGTGAGCCTCGGCCTCCTCTGGGTCCTGCTGTGA